A genomic segment from Flavobacterium sp. 9R encodes:
- a CDS encoding M15 family metallopeptidase: MRFLLLSVFSLFFSPIIYSQSSEKQLATKNGLKASISDTTFVNLKDYSTEFVYDMKYATTNNFLKSKVYDCAECFLRLKTVKALIKANDKFIKKGYRIKLFDCYRPLDIQKKMWELVSNPEYVADPAKGSIHNRGGAVDLTLVTLEGIELNMGTPFDFFGKEASHSYPFSDKKIMDNRKMLKKIMLQNGFKAFESEWWHYNLASAMTDKVANTKWECN, translated from the coding sequence ATGCGTTTTCTACTTCTTTCTGTTTTTTCTCTCTTTTTTTCTCCTATAATTTATAGCCAGTCCTCTGAAAAGCAATTAGCTACTAAAAATGGTTTAAAAGCATCAATTTCAGATACTACATTTGTGAATTTGAAAGATTATAGCACTGAATTTGTATATGATATGAAGTATGCAACAACCAATAACTTTTTAAAATCAAAAGTGTATGATTGTGCAGAATGTTTTTTGAGATTAAAAACGGTAAAAGCTTTAATTAAAGCCAATGATAAGTTTATCAAAAAGGGGTATAGAATAAAACTTTTTGATTGTTACCGACCCTTAGATATTCAGAAAAAGATGTGGGAATTAGTTTCAAATCCAGAATATGTTGCAGATCCTGCTAAAGGTTCTATACATAATCGAGGAGGGGCAGTTGACTTGACTCTTGTCACTCTAGAAGGAATAGAACTTAATATGGGAACGCCTTTTGATTTCTTTGGAAAAGAAGCAAGTCACAGTTATCCATTTTCTGATAAAAAAATAATGGATAACCGCAAAATGCTCAAGAAAATAATGCTTCAAAATGGATTTAAAGCTTTTGAATCAGAATGGTGGCATTACAATTTAGCTTCTGCAATGACTGATAAAGTAGCCAATACAAAATGGGAATGTAATTAA
- a CDS encoding TrmH family RNA methyltransferase, which translates to MQLNHESVPFVTRQFPITLVCDSIVFQPNIGSLFRICEAFGVEKIIFLGIGNQMNHRKINKTSRNTHLHVPYQLYETKEEVMAFLIENEYEIIALEITSNSIPIENIEIEKNKKIALLIGNEIEGVSDCFLKKSHQITHIEMFGKNSSMNVVQATGIALYELTRKMR; encoded by the coding sequence ATGCAGTTAAATCATGAATCGGTACCTTTCGTTACTAGGCAATTTCCAATAACTTTAGTTTGTGATTCGATTGTTTTTCAACCTAACATAGGCTCACTTTTTAGAATTTGTGAGGCATTTGGTGTAGAAAAAATAATTTTTCTAGGCATAGGCAATCAAATGAATCATAGGAAGATTAATAAAACGTCCCGTAATACTCATCTTCACGTCCCATACCAATTATATGAAACCAAAGAAGAAGTAATGGCTTTTTTAATTGAAAATGAATATGAAATCATCGCATTGGAAATTACTTCAAATAGTATTCCTATAGAAAACATTGAAATTGAAAAAAACAAAAAAATTGCTCTCCTAATTGGAAATGAAATTGAAGGCGTTTCAGATTGTTTTTTAAAAAAATCCCATCAAATCACTCATATTGAAATGTTTGGAAAAAACAGCAGTATGAATGTCGTTCAGGCCACTGGAATTGCGCTGTACGAGCTTACCAGAAAAATGAGATAA
- a CDS encoding DUF4159 domain-containing protein, translated as MIRSLLFFVFFISSVSYAQEIALLKYNGGGDWYANPTSLPNLIKFCNSNINTRIKAKPATVEPSSPDLFSYPFIHMTGHGNVVFSDNDRDNLKKYLEAGGFLHIDDNYGMDQYIRKEIKKLFPNNELIEIPSNHSIFQKPYIFTSGLPKIHEHDGKRPQAFGVFIENRLVLLYTYECDLGDGWEDAEVNNDPIEVRQKALKMGANIIHYIFNN; from the coding sequence ATGATAAGAAGTCTTTTATTTTTTGTTTTTTTTATTTCTTCTGTAAGTTATGCTCAAGAAATTGCTTTATTAAAATATAATGGAGGTGGCGATTGGTATGCTAACCCTACTTCCCTTCCTAATTTAATTAAATTCTGCAATTCAAATATAAATACGAGAATTAAAGCAAAACCTGCAACAGTAGAACCAAGTAGTCCTGATTTATTTTCATATCCTTTCATACACATGACAGGGCATGGCAATGTAGTCTTTAGTGATAATGACAGAGACAATTTAAAAAAATATTTAGAAGCAGGAGGATTTCTTCATATCGATGATAATTATGGAATGGATCAATACATAAGAAAAGAAATAAAAAAACTTTTCCCGAACAATGAATTAATAGAGATACCATCAAACCATTCTATTTTCCAAAAGCCCTATATTTTTACATCGGGTCTTCCTAAAATTCATGAGCACGATGGCAAAAGACCACAAGCCTTTGGCGTTTTTATAGAAAATCGTTTAGTCCTATTATATACTTATGAATGCGATTTAGGAGATGGTTGGGAAGATGCAGAAGTAAACAATGACCCAATTGAAGTACGCCAAAAAGCATTAAAAATGGGCGCTAACATTATTCATTATATTTTTAATAATTAA
- a CDS encoding 16S rRNA (uracil(1498)-N(3))-methyltransferase translates to MQLFYSSLINETSTSFVFDKEESKHIIKVLRKKDGDILFVTNGLGDLFKTEISLASDSKCTVSILSFEKKEPTKHPLHLVVAPTKMNDRYEWFLEKATEIGIQEITPIICDRSERKVINKERFEKIILTAMKQCNQFYLPKLNDAITFKNFIKQQHQGQLLIAHCEETDKKSLKSVLNTNTKTTILIGPEGDFSEKEIELALDHNFIPVTLGNTRLRTETAAVVACHSVVFFNE, encoded by the coding sequence ATGCAATTATTTTATAGTTCTCTCATAAACGAAACCAGTACTTCATTTGTTTTTGACAAAGAAGAAAGCAAACATATAATTAAAGTTTTACGTAAAAAAGATGGTGACATACTATTTGTTACTAATGGATTAGGGGATTTATTCAAAACAGAAATTTCTCTTGCTTCTGATAGTAAATGTACCGTTTCAATATTATCTTTTGAAAAAAAAGAACCAACAAAGCATCCTTTACATTTAGTAGTGGCACCAACCAAAATGAATGATCGTTATGAATGGTTTTTAGAAAAAGCGACCGAAATTGGAATTCAAGAAATCACACCCATAATCTGTGATCGCTCAGAAAGAAAAGTCATCAATAAAGAGCGTTTTGAAAAAATAATTTTGACAGCAATGAAACAGTGTAATCAATTTTATTTACCAAAACTAAACGATGCCATAACTTTTAAAAATTTCATTAAACAACAACACCAAGGACAATTACTGATTGCTCATTGCGAAGAGACGGATAAAAAATCATTAAAATCTGTTTTGAATACAAATACAAAAACTACAATTCTGATTGGTCCAGAAGGTGATTTTTCAGAAAAAGAAATCGAATTAGCTTTAGATCACAATTTTATACCCGTCACCCTTGGAAATACTAGATTAAGAACAGAGACCGCAGCAGTTGTGGCTTGTCACAGTGTAGTGTTTTTTAATGAGTAA
- a CDS encoding zinc metalloprotease → MKKILLSAGLILMLFSCQNEETLNSNSTEQAVARRGCATNEVFQAQLAADPTLAIRMNQIEEFTQKARLTGRLVNGKVVIPVVVNVLYRTAAENISDALIQSQIAVLNKDFTATNADFSSTPALFAGVAANVGITFELVKINRKSTTKTSWGTRDAMKKTKQGGIAPTSPSNTLNLWACTIGGGILGYAQFPGGAAATDGVVIDSKYFGVTSNTGASYPYNLGRTASHEVGHWMNLRHIWGDATCGSDLVADTPTHNAANYGVPAYPHLSTCTGTPVEMTMNYMDYTDDRGMYMFTNGQKARMAALFVSGGARSGFGI, encoded by the coding sequence ATGAAAAAAATTTTATTGAGTGCAGGGCTTATTCTAATGCTTTTTTCTTGTCAAAATGAAGAAACATTAAATTCAAATTCAACTGAACAAGCCGTTGCAAGAAGAGGTTGCGCAACAAATGAAGTATTTCAAGCACAATTAGCAGCCGACCCAACTTTAGCAATTCGTATGAACCAAATCGAAGAGTTTACACAAAAAGCTAGATTAACAGGTAGATTAGTAAACGGAAAAGTAGTTATTCCTGTTGTTGTAAATGTACTATATCGTACTGCAGCAGAAAATATTTCTGACGCCTTGATTCAATCTCAAATTGCTGTTTTAAACAAAGACTTTACTGCAACAAATGCTGATTTCTCAAGCACTCCTGCTCTATTTGCTGGTGTTGCCGCAAATGTTGGGATTACTTTTGAATTAGTTAAAATCAACCGTAAGTCTACAACCAAAACATCTTGGGGAACAAGAGATGCTATGAAAAAAACCAAACAAGGTGGTATTGCACCAACTTCTCCATCAAACACTCTAAACTTATGGGCTTGCACTATAGGTGGCGGAATTTTAGGATATGCACAATTTCCTGGTGGAGCAGCTGCAACAGATGGTGTGGTAATAGATTCTAAATATTTTGGAGTAACAAGCAACACAGGAGCAAGCTATCCTTACAACTTAGGAAGAACAGCGAGCCACGAAGTAGGACACTGGATGAACCTTAGACACATTTGGGGTGATGCTACATGTGGAAGTGATTTAGTTGCTGACACACCTACTCACAATGCTGCAAACTACGGAGTTCCTGCTTATCCACACTTAAGTACTTGTACTGGAACACCCGTAGAAATGACTATGAACTACATGGATTACACTGACGATAGAGGAATGTATATGTTTACTAATGGACAAAAAGCTAGAATGGCTGCTCTATTTGTAAGTGGTGGAGCTAGATCTGGATTCGGAATCTAA
- a CDS encoding AI-2E family transporter, which translates to MITSKLIANGIIRAIVIIVASALGIYFLYQIQSVLIYLVVALILTLIGNPFLDFFKKRLKFSHNLATITTIAIFIAIIFGILILFVPLITSQSQNLSLLNTKEIEKNAIELINQINAFLESHHINAKKLLNFNNITSKINFGIIPNFLNSILGVVSSFGMGLASVLFITFFFLKDRVLFIVGAKKLIPDSHEEQILNSLEKINHLLSRYFIGLLLQLFIVFLLYLIVLLIFGIPNAIIIAFLCAVLNIIPYIGPLIASVLAAILSMISHLGSDFQTEILPTTIYVLIGFWIVQLIDNNLSQPIIFSKSVSSHPLEIFLVILIAGFLFGILGMVIAVPLYTILKVIGKEFFPDNKIIQLLTKDI; encoded by the coding sequence ATGATAACTTCAAAATTAATTGCAAACGGAATAATTAGAGCAATAGTAATTATTGTAGCCTCAGCATTAGGTATTTACTTTTTATATCAAATACAATCTGTTTTAATTTACCTTGTGGTTGCTTTAATTTTGACCTTGATTGGCAATCCTTTTTTAGATTTTTTCAAAAAAAGATTAAAGTTTTCACACAACCTAGCAACTATTACAACAATAGCAATATTTATAGCTATAATCTTTGGAATACTAATTTTATTTGTTCCTTTAATCACTTCACAAAGTCAGAATCTTTCACTTTTAAATACGAAAGAAATAGAAAAAAATGCCATCGAACTCATTAACCAAATCAATGCATTTTTAGAAAGCCATCACATCAATGCAAAAAAGCTACTCAATTTCAACAACATCACTTCAAAAATAAATTTTGGAATCATTCCTAATTTTTTAAATTCTATTTTAGGTGTTGTCAGTAGTTTTGGAATGGGATTGGCTTCGGTTTTATTCATCACTTTTTTTTTCTTAAAAGATCGTGTACTTTTTATCGTGGGAGCCAAAAAATTAATCCCAGATAGTCATGAAGAACAAATATTGAATTCATTAGAAAAAATCAACCATTTGCTCTCTCGCTATTTTATTGGCTTATTACTCCAACTCTTTATTGTGTTTCTTCTGTATTTAATCGTTTTATTAATTTTCGGTATTCCAAATGCCATCATCATTGCTTTTCTATGTGCTGTATTAAATATCATTCCATACATTGGACCACTGATTGCGTCTGTTTTAGCAGCAATTCTTTCTATGATTAGCCATCTTGGCAGCGATTTTCAAACCGAAATTCTACCTACTACTATTTACGTTTTGATTGGATTTTGGATTGTACAACTTATAGACAACAACCTATCACAGCCAATTATTTTTTCCAAAAGTGTAAGTTCACATCCCTTAGAAATCTTTTTAGTCATCCTTATTGCAGGCTTTTTATTTGGAATATTAGGAATGGTAATAGCTGTACCTTTGTACACTATTTTGAAAGTAATAGGAAAAGAATTTTTTCCAGATAATAAAATTATTCAATTGTTAACCAAAGACATTTAA
- a CDS encoding class I SAM-dependent methyltransferase, translated as MNFDFLNIDVQNFINDQLDQNITKLALQKNPFPNIEWKTIIGQIESKAKAKEKLPTWFSTTNIVYPPKISIEQTSSEITALYKSNLITGTNLIDLTGGLGVDDFYFAKKFNKVVHCEINPELSAITAHNFKQLKAANIECKTGDSQNTICSIEQTWDWIYIDPSRRSESKGKVFMLKDCLPNVPENIDLYFSKSKSILIKTAPLLDITAGLSELKNVKSIHIVALNNEVKELLWELHKDYTGHVFIKTVNLLKNKEEKFELPTFDCEPTYGLPEEYLYEPNSAIMKSGGFDAVSSVFKLNKLHLNSHLYTNSELIDFPGRRFKINKKLNYNKLELKTNLVNQKANITTRNFSESVENIRKKWKIKDGGNSYCFFTTDINNNKIVLICSKI; from the coding sequence TTGAATTTCGACTTTTTAAACATTGACGTTCAAAATTTCATAAACGATCAATTAGACCAAAACATAACTAAACTCGCTTTACAAAAAAATCCATTTCCAAATATTGAATGGAAAACAATTATAGGCCAAATAGAAAGCAAAGCCAAAGCTAAAGAAAAACTTCCTACTTGGTTTTCAACGACAAACATCGTATACCCACCCAAAATTTCAATAGAGCAAACTTCTTCTGAAATTACTGCTTTATATAAATCTAATTTAATTACAGGAACCAACTTAATAGATCTAACTGGCGGATTAGGTGTTGATGATTTTTATTTTGCTAAAAAGTTCAATAAAGTGGTTCATTGCGAAATTAATCCTGAGCTTTCAGCAATTACAGCTCACAACTTTAAACAATTAAAGGCTGCAAACATTGAATGTAAAACTGGTGATAGCCAAAACACTATTTGTTCTATTGAGCAAACTTGGGATTGGATTTATATTGACCCCTCTCGAAGAAGCGAAAGCAAAGGAAAAGTTTTTATGTTAAAAGATTGTCTTCCTAACGTACCAGAGAACATTGATTTGTATTTTTCAAAATCAAAATCAATTCTAATAAAAACTGCACCACTATTAGACATAACAGCAGGTTTATCAGAATTAAAAAATGTAAAATCTATACATATCGTCGCCTTAAACAATGAAGTAAAAGAACTATTATGGGAACTTCATAAAGACTATACGGGGCACGTTTTCATAAAAACTGTAAATCTCCTTAAAAATAAAGAGGAAAAATTTGAGCTTCCTACATTTGACTGCGAGCCAACTTATGGTTTGCCAGAAGAATACCTTTACGAACCTAATAGTGCAATAATGAAATCTGGAGGTTTTGATGCCGTTAGTTCCGTTTTTAAGTTGAATAAATTACATCTAAATTCACATTTGTATACTAATTCAGAATTGATTGACTTTCCTGGAAGAAGATTCAAAATCAACAAAAAACTGAATTACAATAAATTAGAATTAAAAACGAATTTAGTGAATCAAAAAGCAAATATTACTACTCGAAATTTCTCAGAAAGTGTGGAAAACATTAGAAAAAAGTGGAAAATAAAAGATGGAGGAAATAGTTATTGTTTTTTTACAACAGATATAAATAATAACAAAATAGTTTTAATTTGCAGCAAAATTTAA